The following are encoded together in the Methanosarcina flavescens genome:
- a CDS encoding thiamine pyrophosphate-dependent enzyme — MKKEEGVSECTGFEALYLAALDSDVSLITGVPGYPITSLMELFLRKPGEKEPVEVSKDKPRFSRSPASEIPRDYSARWLTNEKVALEIALGASVSGRRALVLVKHVGMNLLSDPLITSITHTIGAGLVIIAGDDPGAKGSQNEQDSRWYGRIAEVAVFDPANPNMAYRALRRAYELSEETRTPVILRVTAGLEKSKGKLERLPEAPTLHPEFDRTIWKKRMVEKHQLFHSITYPLLEKEAEGTYLNEVRGRVAENTDLSKVKEKATENTGHASGREHEKIGIISSGFTSSTVEEILKKQIKPHAEDSCPEISHLSLTLVNPLPLEKIKAFLKNNDKVLVVEESEPFIEEQIRIAGKVYGKKTGHLPYGQVKSEDLEFALEHIGEEILKPAISAVLKAGDRTLICNDCPYLPLYHLLSRLDVRVAGDMGCSVLSAPEPLAAIDVSFALGSAVSVACGFGKKGIAIIGDFALAHSGILGLLNAATTGCDLLVLVLQNEVAAMTGGQTVPDLSKVVEAITPDVSFFDIDTDEERVQDKTGEVIDRTGKMTYETEKTTDRTGNDKEARNGIEYHIPSTRLSELIQAKLALPGLSVIFIKGKCRKY, encoded by the coding sequence TTGAAAAAAGAAGAAGGAGTATCAGAGTGCACCGGATTTGAAGCCCTTTACCTTGCAGCCCTTGATAGTGATGTCAGCCTTATAACAGGTGTTCCCGGGTACCCGATTACCTCCCTTATGGAACTTTTTTTGAGAAAGCCCGGGGAAAAGGAGCCTGTCGAAGTTTCTAAAGATAAGCCCCGGTTTTCCAGGTCACCTGCTTCTGAGATACCGAGGGACTATAGCGCCAGGTGGCTGACAAATGAGAAAGTTGCCCTGGAAATCGCTCTCGGAGCATCGGTTTCGGGCAGAAGAGCACTTGTGCTTGTAAAGCATGTAGGGATGAACCTCCTCTCAGATCCACTTATAACCTCGATTACACACACCATAGGAGCCGGTCTTGTTATAATTGCAGGTGATGACCCTGGCGCAAAAGGTTCTCAGAATGAACAGGACTCCCGCTGGTACGGCCGGATAGCAGAGGTAGCTGTGTTTGACCCGGCTAACCCTAATATGGCATACAGGGCTCTAAGGCGGGCTTACGAGCTTTCAGAAGAGACCAGGACACCTGTTATCCTCAGAGTTACTGCAGGCCTGGAAAAAAGTAAAGGGAAATTAGAACGCCTTCCAGAAGCTCCAACTCTCCATCCTGAGTTCGACCGCACAATCTGGAAAAAACGGATGGTAGAAAAACACCAGCTCTTTCACTCCATAACCTATCCACTGCTAGAAAAGGAAGCTGAGGGCACGTACCTAAATGAGGTAAGGGGAAGAGTAGCCGAAAATACGGACCTTAGTAAGGTAAAGGAAAAAGCAACTGAAAACACAGGACATGCATCAGGTCGGGAGCATGAAAAGATAGGGATTATTTCCTCAGGTTTTACATCCTCGACTGTCGAAGAAATTCTCAAAAAACAGATTAAGCCCCATGCTGAGGATTCCTGTCCTGAGATCTCGCATCTATCCCTTACCCTTGTGAACCCGCTCCCCCTTGAGAAAATTAAGGCTTTCTTGAAAAACAACGATAAGGTACTCGTTGTCGAAGAGTCTGAACCTTTTATAGAAGAACAGATTCGGATCGCAGGCAAGGTTTACGGGAAAAAGACAGGGCATCTTCCATACGGGCAGGTAAAGTCTGAAGATCTCGAATTTGCCCTTGAGCATATAGGAGAAGAGATCTTAAAACCTGCAATTTCTGCAGTACTTAAAGCCGGAGACAGGACTTTAATTTGCAACGACTGCCCCTATCTTCCCCTTTATCACCTGCTTAGCAGGCTTGACGTGAGGGTTGCAGGCGATATGGGCTGTTCCGTCCTAAGTGCACCCGAGCCCCTTGCTGCAATCGATGTTAGCTTTGCCCTTGGCTCGGCAGTCTCGGTTGCCTGCGGTTTTGGGAAAAAAGGCATAGCCATAATTGGGGATTTTGCCCTTGCACATTCGGGCATTCTCGGGCTGCTAAATGCCGCGACTACAGGCTGCGATTTGCTTGTGCTCGTACTCCAGAACGAAGTTGCAGCCATGACCGGTGGGCAAACTGTCCCTGATCTCAGTAAAGTGGTTGAGGCAATAACTCCTGATGTTTCATTTTTTGATATCGACACAGATGAAGAAAGAGTGCAGGACAAGACAGGGGAAGTAATAGATAGAACTGGGAAAATGACATATGAGACAGAAAAAACGACAGATAGGACCGGGAATGATAAAGAAGCGAGGAATGGAATAGAATACCATATTCCGAGTACCAGGCTCTCTGAACTGATCCAAGCGAAACTTGCACTTCCTGGGCTTTCTGTAATATTCATAAAAGGAAAGTGCAGAAAATATTGA
- the mmp11 gene encoding methanogenesis marker protein 11 produces the protein MYAICDAANEYAEIIEHSNCYSGAAWSLYHYAKAPLVLKVRSTGNMIRYLMKTGSSKLELKPSVAAAGIESVIVQGDEVEITYAGLGGGGVGATRCRAFADGVLRYNISESGGERCARGTITVPRRDRVLIGIDDTDSKEVGATWTLTHNIAKELDCLEAVYLSHALVQLFPVPEKTQNCMSTVLEFGCVDEKAKSRLVNTFKKTLEKYSASSQTGMVVLSDFYAKGLYEYSNRSRTERISKAEALQCARENGVGVLLDGNGVIGALASLPWFARPEESIISGTQIKPLTMKKIKTTFKKQ, from the coding sequence ATTTACGCTATCTGTGATGCAGCAAATGAATATGCGGAGATCATTGAGCACTCTAACTGTTACAGCGGGGCCGCCTGGTCCCTTTATCATTATGCAAAAGCACCTCTTGTCCTGAAAGTCCGTTCGACTGGAAATATGATCCGTTATCTCATGAAAACCGGATCCTCAAAGCTTGAACTCAAACCATCGGTTGCAGCTGCGGGCATTGAATCCGTGATTGTGCAGGGAGATGAGGTAGAAATCACTTATGCTGGGCTAGGAGGTGGAGGCGTGGGCGCAACCCGCTGCAGGGCATTTGCAGACGGAGTGCTTCGTTATAACATCTCTGAGTCGGGAGGCGAGAGATGCGCAAGAGGAACGATTACTGTTCCACGCAGGGACCGCGTCCTTATAGGCATAGATGACACCGACTCAAAAGAAGTAGGAGCGACCTGGACCCTGACTCACAATATTGCAAAGGAACTCGACTGTCTGGAAGCTGTTTATCTTTCCCATGCGCTTGTCCAGCTTTTTCCGGTTCCGGAAAAAACCCAGAATTGCATGTCTACAGTGCTCGAATTCGGCTGCGTGGACGAGAAAGCTAAATCAAGGCTGGTAAACACTTTCAAAAAAACCCTTGAAAAGTACAGTGCTTCATCCCAGACCGGAATGGTTGTCCTTTCGGATTTCTATGCAAAAGGATTATATGAATACAGCAACCGCAGTCGGACTGAAAGGATTTCGAAAGCTGAGGCTTTGCAGTGTGCCAGAGAAAACGGCGTGGGAGTCCTGCTTGATGGCAACGGAGTAATAGGTGCGCTTGCTTCTCTCCCCTGGTTCGCAAGACCTGAAGAGTCTATAATTTCCGGTACTCAGATCAAGCCCCTTACCATGAAAAAGATTAAAACGACATTTAAGAAGCAGTAA
- a CDS encoding acyltransferase family protein, which translates to MKNKIIAFDFLRALAIAMIIPAHLSNFLSSTYSKLALYAVDPYVANMGLGLFIFMSGYLLYFNNHSIHSFQNILSFYRKRLLRIFPLYWAAIAAFTLVFFIFAPKLNSGFVYPNAEHVFTFHNVIVHILGLQIFLAPAYASPMLTLYFIGLIIVFYAVYPLIIMLSKDSKQLLLYSSLVFLGFLLISRSFNIIEHRFFMFFPVFIFGILTCKESLFEKSMTFILRIPFVKIFLAALPIIFVLIIVLGSRTALLLDPKVSLTITSAGSGTIGSSTVVSMLESVANSLGLGYVTLKFIIDSVLLNVFIITFCILEYGFAMKFIDDKLSNSWSSALTYIATASYCIYLFHRPFLALWNSATNFISNPFLHDAIVIFVALPLLLLISYHFQILELNLKKSFSHKKAPHRDFSLTDSTTDTGKLASSRSKVPGRRSKL; encoded by the coding sequence ATGAAAAACAAAATAATAGCATTTGATTTTCTTAGGGCTTTAGCAATAGCAATGATCATTCCGGCTCACTTAAGTAACTTTTTGTCTTCTACTTACAGCAAGTTAGCCCTTTACGCGGTTGACCCTTATGTCGCAAACATGGGTCTGGGACTTTTTATATTCATGAGTGGATACTTGCTATACTTTAATAATCACTCAATACATTCATTCCAGAATATATTGTCTTTCTACAGGAAAAGACTTCTGAGGATTTTCCCTCTTTACTGGGCTGCTATTGCCGCTTTTACACTTGTATTCTTTATATTTGCCCCGAAGTTAAACTCAGGCTTTGTATACCCTAATGCTGAGCATGTGTTTACTTTTCATAACGTAATAGTGCATATACTGGGACTGCAGATTTTCCTTGCTCCTGCTTATGCATCTCCTATGCTGACACTGTACTTTATAGGTCTGATTATTGTCTTTTATGCGGTTTATCCATTGATAATAATGCTTTCAAAAGATTCAAAGCAGCTGTTACTTTATTCTTCTCTAGTATTCCTAGGGTTTTTATTAATCTCAAGGAGTTTTAACATTATTGAACACCGTTTTTTTATGTTTTTCCCTGTATTTATATTTGGAATCCTTACCTGTAAAGAGAGTCTGTTTGAAAAGTCAATGACATTTATCTTGAGGATTCCCTTTGTCAAGATATTCCTGGCAGCCCTTCCTATTATATTCGTACTGATTATTGTTCTGGGCTCAAGAACAGCCCTACTTCTTGACCCCAAGGTTTCGTTAACCATTACGTCAGCAGGCAGCGGCACTATTGGTTCTTCTACAGTTGTATCGATGTTGGAAAGCGTTGCGAACTCTCTGGGCCTGGGGTACGTTACCTTGAAATTTATCATCGACTCTGTACTTCTTAATGTTTTTATAATTACTTTCTGTATTCTGGAGTACGGGTTTGCAATGAAATTCATTGATGATAAATTATCAAATTCCTGGAGCTCTGCCCTTACGTATATCGCTACAGCTTCATATTGCATTTACCTCTTCCACAGACCTTTCCTGGCACTCTGGAATTCGGCTACAAACTTTATAAGCAATCCATTCTTGCATGATGCCATCGTAATATTTGTAGCTTTACCACTCCTGCTGTTGATCTCGTATCACTTCCAGATTCTGGAATTAAATCTGAAGAAGTCCTTCTCACACAAAAAAGCCCCTCACAGGGATTTCTCCCTTACAGACTCCACAACCGACACCGGCAAGTTAGCAAGCAGCCGGTCGAAAGTGCCTGGAAGAAGATCGAAGCTTTAA
- a CDS encoding peptidylprolyl isomerase, which translates to MAIQKGDFIKLNYTGKFEDGRVFDTTDEDLAKKEDIFNPRGLYGGDVVIVGAGHTIEGLDEDLEGKEVGYSGTIVIPPEKAFGPSNPKLVETISITKLKDRNAHPGLAVEVDGRRGIVTRVIGRRVTVDFNSPLAGKTVTYEYTIEKVLETDIEKIQGLLALYTGLRDLEIETADGVAKIYIPTGLTFNQRWLMAKNRVASELFKYAGFKEVQFIEKVTAESEAEVPAEPGAETEAEPEPEAETGGSSESEA; encoded by the coding sequence ATGGCAATCCAGAAAGGCGACTTTATAAAGTTGAACTACACAGGTAAGTTCGAAGATGGCAGGGTTTTCGACACAACAGACGAAGATCTTGCAAAAAAGGAAGATATTTTTAACCCGCGTGGGCTTTACGGCGGAGACGTTGTTATTGTCGGAGCAGGTCATACTATTGAAGGTCTTGACGAGGATCTTGAAGGAAAGGAAGTCGGTTATAGTGGAACCATTGTAATCCCTCCGGAAAAAGCCTTTGGCCCGAGCAACCCCAAACTTGTAGAGACCATTTCCATTACAAAACTAAAAGACCGTAACGCCCACCCCGGCCTTGCAGTTGAGGTAGATGGCAGAAGAGGTATTGTCACCAGGGTTATAGGCCGCAGGGTAACTGTAGACTTTAACAGCCCTCTCGCAGGCAAAACCGTTACTTATGAATATACTATCGAAAAAGTTCTTGAGACCGACATTGAGAAAATCCAAGGCCTGCTCGCCCTCTACACCGGCTTGAGGGATCTGGAAATCGAAACAGCTGATGGCGTCGCAAAAATCTACATCCCCACTGGCCTTACCTTCAACCAGCGCTGGCTCATGGCAAAGAACAGGGTCGCATCCGAACTCTTTAAGTACGCCGGCTTTAAGGAAGTCCAGTTCATTGAAAAGGTGACTGCTGAATCCGAAGCTGAAGTACCAGCCGAGCCCGGAGCTGAAACCGAAGCTGAACCTGAGCCCGAAGCTGAAACTGGCGGATCCTCAGAATCTGAAGCCTGA